The proteins below come from a single Pseudarthrobacter sp. SSS035 genomic window:
- the treZ gene encoding malto-oligosyltrehalose trehalohydrolase has translation MSLTHHGSGRFDVWAPDASAVSLLANGHQYPMKQGAGVPGADGWWSAPEAPADADVDYGYLLDGDAHPLPDPRSRRLPDGVHALSRTYDPASYAWQDAGWQGKELRGSVIYELHVGTFTPAGTLDAAADKLGYLADLGIDFVELLPVNGFNGTHNWGYDGVQWFAVHEGYGGPAAYQRFVDAAHAAGLGVIQDVVYNHLGPSGNYLSRFGPYLKQGDANTWGDSVNLDGPGSDVVREYILDNAALWLRDYHVDGLRLDAVHALRDERAVHLLEEFGALGDVISAETGLPKTLIAESDLNNPRLIYPRDANGYGLAGQWSDDFHHAVHVNVSGETAGYYGDFASLGVLAKVLKDGFLHDGSYSSFRGRHHGRPINSSLVHPAALVVCSQNHDQIGNRAIGDRLSQSLPYGPLAVAAVLTLTSPFTPMLFMGEEFGASTPWQFFTSHPEPELGKATAEGRIREFERMGWDPAVVPDPQDPETFRRSKLNWAEAADGHHARLLSLHRSLTALRRAYPELAGLGFAETDVTFDDDAGWLRFRRGSMEVLLNFSAVPVRLDGVRGTVLLSTDQDSSLDADALLLPAHSGAVLTTGAEVTSS, from the coding sequence ATGAGCCTGACGCACCACGGTTCCGGCCGGTTCGATGTCTGGGCCCCGGACGCCTCGGCCGTCTCGCTGCTCGCCAACGGGCACCAATACCCCATGAAGCAGGGGGCGGGAGTCCCCGGCGCAGATGGCTGGTGGTCCGCGCCGGAAGCGCCGGCTGACGCAGATGTGGATTACGGCTACCTGCTCGACGGCGACGCCCACCCGCTGCCGGACCCCCGGTCCCGCCGCCTCCCGGACGGCGTCCACGCGCTGTCCCGCACCTACGATCCCGCCTCCTACGCCTGGCAGGACGCCGGCTGGCAGGGGAAGGAACTGCGCGGCTCGGTCATCTACGAACTCCACGTGGGAACCTTCACGCCCGCGGGAACACTCGATGCTGCCGCGGACAAACTAGGCTACCTCGCGGACCTCGGCATCGATTTTGTGGAGCTGCTCCCGGTCAACGGGTTCAACGGCACCCACAACTGGGGCTACGACGGCGTCCAGTGGTTCGCGGTCCACGAAGGCTACGGCGGTCCTGCGGCCTACCAGCGTTTTGTGGACGCCGCCCACGCTGCCGGGCTGGGCGTCATCCAGGACGTGGTTTACAACCACCTGGGACCCAGCGGCAACTACCTGTCCAGATTCGGCCCGTACCTCAAGCAGGGCGACGCCAACACGTGGGGCGATTCGGTCAACCTCGACGGCCCGGGGTCCGACGTCGTGCGTGAATACATCCTGGACAACGCCGCGCTGTGGCTTCGCGACTATCACGTGGACGGCCTGCGCCTGGATGCCGTCCACGCGCTGCGCGACGAGCGGGCCGTGCACCTCCTGGAAGAGTTCGGCGCGCTGGGCGATGTCATTTCGGCGGAGACCGGGCTTCCCAAGACCCTCATCGCCGAATCGGATCTCAACAATCCGCGGCTGATCTACCCCCGCGACGCCAACGGCTACGGCCTCGCCGGGCAGTGGAGCGACGACTTCCACCACGCGGTGCACGTCAACGTCAGCGGCGAGACCGCTGGGTATTACGGCGACTTCGCGTCGCTGGGCGTCCTGGCCAAGGTCCTCAAGGACGGTTTTCTGCACGACGGCAGCTACTCCAGCTTCCGCGGACGCCATCACGGCCGGCCCATCAACAGCTCGCTGGTCCACCCCGCTGCCCTGGTGGTGTGCAGCCAGAACCACGACCAGATCGGCAACCGGGCCATCGGGGACAGGCTGTCCCAGTCCCTGCCGTACGGTCCGCTGGCTGTGGCCGCGGTGCTGACGCTGACCTCGCCGTTTACGCCCATGCTGTTTATGGGCGAGGAATTCGGTGCCTCCACGCCCTGGCAGTTTTTCACTTCGCACCCCGAGCCGGAGCTGGGCAAGGCGACGGCGGAGGGCAGGATCCGCGAGTTCGAGCGCATGGGGTGGGATCCCGCCGTCGTCCCCGATCCGCAGGATCCCGAAACGTTCCGGCGCTCCAAACTCAACTGGGCGGAGGCTGCTGACGGTCACCACGCGCGCCTCCTCTCGCTCCACCGCTCGTTGACCGCGCTGCGGCGCGCTTACCCCGAACTGGCCGGCCTGGGGTTCGCGGAAACGGACGTGACGTTCGACGACGACGCCGGCTGGTTGCGCTTCCGGCGCGGGTCCATGGAGGTGCTGCTGAACTTCTCGGCAGTGCCGGTGCGGCTGGACGGTGTGCGGGGCACGGTGCTGCTTTCGACGGACCAGGACTCTTCGCTGGACGCGGATGCGTTGCTGCTTCCGGCACACAGTGGGGCCGTTCTGACTACTGGGGCAGAAGTAACCTCGAGTTAG
- the treY gene encoding malto-oligosyltrehalose synthase — protein sequence MKAPASTYRLQIRSSFTLFDAAATVPYLKSLGVDWVYLSPILTAERGSDHGYDVTDPSSVDPERGGPEGLLSLSRAAREHGMGVLVDIVPNHVGVASPAQNPWWWSLLQEGRGSPYAEAFDVDWDFGAGRIRIPVLGSDDDLDVLAVADGELHYYGHRFPLAAGSYADGDSPRAVHDRQHYELVSWRRADSELNYRRFFAVNTLAGIRVEDPWVFGQAHAEVKRWFDDGLVDGLRVDHPDGLADPAGYLRWLKDLSGGAYVLVEKILEPGEELPAEFACEGTTGYDALADLDRLLVDPAGEAALDALDAQLRSGEPADYTAMILGTKRAVADGMLRSEILRLARLVPASASLSEDVAADALAQVIAAFPVYRTYLPTGEDVLREACAAAARQRPDLAEVLDVLLPLLLKPETELGRRFQQTSGMVMAKGVEDTAFYRYTRLGTLTEVGADPSHFSLAPDEFHRRMAERQASLPLSMTTLTTHDTKRSEDTRARISVIAELPDEWAATLDTLRGLAPVPDGPFENMLWQAVIGAWPASRERLHAYAEKAAREAANSTTWTDPDEKFEARVKAAVDAVFDDARVTTAIEDFVARTDAFAASNSLSLKLLQLTMPGVPDVYQGTEFRDRSLADPDNRRAVDFKRRETALAALDAGTSPADFRDEAAKLLLTSRALRLRRDRPELFEGYRPVLASHAAADHLVAFDRGADSSRTGGAPGALTLATRLPVGLERAGGWRDTAVELSTAMRDELTGRTHGPGPVPVAGILQQYPVALLAPVIGDNA from the coding sequence GTGAAGGCTCCGGCATCCACCTACCGGCTCCAGATCCGCAGCAGTTTCACGCTCTTTGATGCCGCCGCCACCGTTCCGTACCTGAAGTCATTGGGTGTTGATTGGGTCTATTTGTCTCCGATCCTGACGGCGGAGCGCGGGTCCGATCACGGCTATGACGTGACGGATCCGTCGTCGGTGGACCCGGAGCGGGGCGGCCCGGAAGGCCTGCTTTCCCTTTCGAGGGCCGCCCGGGAGCACGGCATGGGCGTGCTGGTGGACATCGTCCCCAACCATGTGGGCGTCGCCTCGCCGGCGCAGAACCCGTGGTGGTGGTCGCTGCTGCAGGAAGGGCGCGGCTCACCTTACGCGGAAGCGTTCGACGTCGACTGGGACTTTGGTGCCGGCCGGATCCGGATCCCCGTCCTGGGCAGTGATGACGACCTTGACGTGCTGGCGGTTGCAGATGGCGAACTCCACTATTACGGCCACCGTTTTCCGCTGGCGGCAGGTTCATACGCCGACGGCGACTCTCCGCGAGCTGTGCACGACCGGCAGCACTACGAACTGGTCTCCTGGCGCCGGGCGGACAGCGAGCTGAACTACCGGCGGTTCTTCGCGGTCAACACCCTGGCGGGCATCCGGGTGGAGGACCCCTGGGTCTTCGGCCAGGCCCATGCCGAGGTGAAGCGCTGGTTCGACGACGGCCTGGTTGACGGGCTGCGTGTGGACCACCCGGACGGCCTGGCGGATCCGGCCGGGTATCTTCGCTGGCTCAAGGACCTCAGCGGCGGAGCCTACGTCCTGGTGGAGAAGATCCTGGAGCCGGGGGAGGAGCTGCCGGCGGAATTCGCCTGCGAAGGCACCACCGGCTACGACGCCCTGGCCGACCTGGACCGCCTGCTGGTGGACCCGGCCGGCGAGGCTGCGCTGGACGCGTTGGATGCACAGCTGCGCTCCGGCGAACCTGCGGACTATACGGCCATGATCCTGGGGACAAAGCGTGCCGTGGCAGACGGCATGCTGCGGTCCGAGATCCTGCGGCTGGCCCGGCTGGTTCCCGCTTCCGCGAGTCTGTCCGAGGACGTCGCGGCCGATGCCCTGGCCCAGGTCATCGCGGCCTTCCCCGTGTACCGCACGTACCTGCCCACGGGTGAGGACGTGCTGCGCGAGGCCTGCGCGGCAGCGGCCCGCCAGCGCCCTGACTTGGCTGAGGTGCTGGACGTGCTGTTGCCACTGCTGCTCAAGCCTGAGACTGAACTGGGCCGACGTTTCCAGCAGACGTCCGGCATGGTGATGGCAAAGGGCGTGGAGGACACGGCCTTCTACCGCTACACCCGGCTGGGGACACTGACCGAAGTGGGAGCAGACCCGTCCCACTTCTCGCTCGCCCCGGACGAATTCCACCGGCGAATGGCCGAGCGCCAGGCGTCCCTGCCGCTGTCCATGACCACGTTGACCACCCACGACACCAAACGCAGCGAGGACACCCGGGCACGGATCTCCGTGATCGCTGAGCTGCCGGACGAGTGGGCCGCAACCCTTGACACCCTTCGCGGGCTCGCCCCGGTGCCCGACGGCCCGTTCGAGAACATGCTGTGGCAGGCGGTCATCGGTGCGTGGCCGGCGTCGCGGGAACGGCTGCATGCCTATGCCGAGAAGGCTGCCCGGGAAGCAGCCAATTCCACCACCTGGACGGATCCGGACGAAAAGTTCGAAGCACGGGTTAAGGCAGCGGTGGACGCAGTGTTCGACGACGCCCGGGTCACTACGGCGATCGAGGACTTCGTCGCCAGGACGGATGCCTTTGCCGCTTCCAACTCGCTGTCCCTGAAGCTGCTCCAGCTGACCATGCCGGGAGTGCCAGACGTCTACCAGGGCACCGAATTCCGGGACCGCTCGCTGGCCGACCCGGACAATAGGCGGGCAGTTGACTTCAAGCGCCGCGAAACCGCCCTTGCCGCACTGGATGCCGGCACAAGTCCGGCGGACTTCCGGGACGAGGCCGCGAAACTGCTGCTGACCTCCCGGGCGCTGCGCCTCCGCCGGGATCGGCCCGAACTCTTCGAGGGCTACCGGCCCGTTCTGGCTTCCCACGCTGCGGCGGACCACCTGGTGGCCTTCGACCGCGGGGCGGACAGCAGCAGAACTGGCGGCGCGCCCGGTGCGTTGACCCTGGCGACGCGGCTTCCCGTCGGACTGGAACGCGCCGGCGGGTGGCGGGATACCGCCGTCGAACTTTCCACCGCCATGCGGGACGAACTCACGGGACGGACGCACGGCCCCGGCCCGGTGCCGGTGGCCGGCATCCTCCAGCAATACCCTGTGGCGCTTCTCGCGCCCGTGATCGGAGACAACGCATGA
- the glgX gene encoding glycogen debranching protein GlgX yields the protein MEIWPGTAYPLGATFDGTGTNFALFSERAEKIELCLFDDDGVETRFRLDEVDGYVWHGYIPQVQPGQKYGYRVHGPYDPDSGNRFNPNKLLLDPYAKAVHGQMDWDPALFSYNLGEPDSINNEDSAPHMMMGVVINPFFDWDGDHNLRIPYHKSVIYEAHVKGLTQLHPEIPEEQRGTYAGVAHPSVIAHLQKLGITAIELMPVHQFVNEGTLQDKGLSNYWGYNTIGFFAPQNTYSSTGDTGQQVQDFKAMVRTLHRAGIEVILDVVYNHTAEGNHLGPTLSFKGIDNASYYRLMEGDEKHYMDYTGTGNSLNVRQPHSLQLLMDSLRYWVTEMHVDGFRFDLASTLAREFYDVDKLSTFFELIQQDPVVSQVKLIAEPWDVGPGGYQVGNFPPQWTEWNGQYRDTVRDFWRGEPATLGEFASRLTGSADLYEHSGRRPVASINFVTAHDGFTLADLVSYNEKHNDANGEDNNDGESHNRSWNCGAEGPTDDPAVLGLRARQQRNFIASLLLSQGVPMLLHGDEMGRTQQGNNNGYCQDSELTWVNWENIDQPLVEFTAAVNALRAKHPTFRRSRFFDGRPVRRGEGERLPDIVWLDVDASTMQPEDWDSGFGRSVGVFLNGDGIRGQDARGRRITDVNFLLYFNAHDDMVKFTLPADEYAPAWDIIIDTAGHNADTEPVRAGDALPVDAKSLVVLRAHTVPDVEPDHSVAASLAALSQTATSETESLSSPMVAEPGKTTKVGARKAAAK from the coding sequence ATGGAAATCTGGCCCGGAACGGCATATCCGCTTGGCGCCACTTTTGACGGGACCGGCACGAACTTCGCTTTGTTCAGCGAACGCGCCGAAAAGATCGAGCTGTGCCTCTTCGATGACGACGGCGTGGAAACCAGGTTCAGGCTCGACGAGGTGGACGGCTACGTCTGGCACGGCTACATCCCGCAGGTCCAGCCGGGCCAGAAATACGGCTACCGCGTCCACGGGCCCTACGACCCGGACTCCGGCAACCGCTTCAACCCCAACAAACTGCTCCTGGACCCCTACGCCAAGGCCGTGCACGGGCAGATGGACTGGGACCCGGCGCTCTTCTCCTACAACCTGGGCGAGCCCGACTCCATCAATAATGAGGATTCGGCGCCACACATGATGATGGGCGTGGTGATCAACCCGTTCTTCGACTGGGACGGCGACCACAACCTGCGCATTCCGTACCACAAGTCGGTCATTTACGAGGCCCACGTCAAGGGCCTGACCCAGCTCCACCCGGAGATCCCCGAGGAGCAGCGCGGCACCTACGCCGGCGTGGCACACCCGTCCGTCATCGCGCACCTCCAGAAACTGGGCATCACCGCGATCGAGCTGATGCCGGTGCACCAGTTCGTCAATGAGGGAACCCTGCAGGACAAGGGCCTGAGCAACTACTGGGGCTACAACACCATCGGCTTCTTCGCGCCGCAGAACACCTACAGTTCCACCGGCGACACCGGGCAGCAAGTCCAGGACTTCAAAGCCATGGTCCGCACGCTGCACCGCGCAGGCATCGAAGTGATCCTTGACGTGGTGTACAACCACACGGCCGAAGGTAACCACCTGGGCCCCACGCTGTCCTTCAAGGGCATCGACAACGCCTCCTACTACCGGTTGATGGAGGGCGACGAGAAGCACTACATGGACTACACGGGCACGGGCAACTCGCTCAATGTCCGCCAGCCGCACTCGCTGCAGCTGCTCATGGATTCCTTGCGGTACTGGGTCACCGAAATGCACGTGGACGGCTTCCGCTTCGACCTCGCCTCCACCCTGGCGCGCGAGTTCTACGACGTGGACAAGCTCTCCACCTTCTTCGAGCTCATCCAGCAGGATCCGGTGGTGTCCCAGGTCAAGCTCATCGCCGAGCCCTGGGACGTGGGTCCCGGCGGCTACCAGGTGGGCAACTTCCCGCCGCAGTGGACGGAGTGGAACGGCCAGTACCGCGACACGGTCCGGGACTTCTGGCGTGGCGAACCGGCCACACTGGGCGAATTCGCGTCCCGCCTCACCGGCTCCGCCGACCTGTACGAGCACTCGGGCCGCCGGCCCGTGGCCTCCATTAACTTTGTCACCGCCCATGACGGCTTCACGCTTGCTGACCTGGTGTCCTACAACGAGAAGCACAACGACGCCAACGGTGAGGACAACAACGACGGCGAATCCCACAACCGGTCCTGGAACTGCGGGGCTGAAGGTCCCACCGACGATCCCGCCGTCCTCGGGCTGCGCGCCCGCCAGCAGCGGAACTTCATCGCCTCGCTGCTCCTGTCCCAGGGTGTGCCCATGCTGCTGCACGGTGACGAAATGGGACGCACCCAGCAGGGCAACAACAACGGCTACTGCCAGGATTCGGAACTGACCTGGGTCAACTGGGAGAACATCGACCAGCCCCTCGTCGAATTCACCGCCGCCGTCAACGCGCTGCGCGCCAAGCACCCCACGTTCCGCCGGAGCAGGTTCTTCGACGGCCGTCCCGTACGCAGAGGCGAAGGCGAACGCCTGCCGGACATCGTATGGCTCGACGTGGATGCTAGCACCATGCAGCCGGAGGACTGGGACAGCGGCTTCGGTCGCTCGGTGGGTGTGTTCCTCAACGGCGACGGCATCCGGGGCCAGGATGCCCGAGGCCGCCGGATCACGGACGTGAACTTCCTGCTGTACTTCAACGCCCACGATGACATGGTCAAGTTCACCCTGCCGGCCGACGAGTACGCGCCGGCCTGGGACATCATCATCGACACCGCCGGCCACAATGCGGACACCGAACCCGTCAGGGCCGGTGACGCTCTGCCGGTGGACGCAAAGTCGCTGGTGGTCCTCCGTGCCCACACCGTTCCCGATGTTGAACCGGACCATTCCGTGGCCGCGTCGCTCGCCGCGCTGTCGCAGACCGCCACCAGCGAGACCGAGTCCTTGAGTTCACCCATGGTGGCCGAACCCGGGAAGACCACGAAAGTCGGGGCCCGGAAGGCCGCCGCAAAGTGA